A window of Metabacillus sp. B2-18 contains these coding sequences:
- the nusA gene encoding transcription termination factor NusA — protein MSSELLDALTILEKEKGISKEVIIEAIEAALISAYKRNFNQAQNVRVDLNRETGTMKVFARKDVVDEVYDPRLEISIGEAQSINPNYVVNDVIEMEVTPKDFGRIAAQTAKQVVTQRVREAERGVIYGEFIDREEDIMTGIVQRIDSKFIYVSLGKIEALLPVSEQMPNETYRPHDRIKVFITKVEKTTKGPQIFVSRTHPGLLKRLFEIEVPEIYDGTVEIKSVSREAGDRSKISVHSDNSEVDPVGSCVGPKGQRVQAIVNELKGEKIDIVRWSQDPIEFVANALSPSKVVEVLVDEEEKATTVIVPDYQLSLAIGKRGQNARLAAKLTGWKIDIKSETDAEKAGIYPVQKTDIDEVDVDDEPLLTSVQDPEFSE, from the coding sequence ATGAGTAGTGAATTATTAGATGCCTTAACAATTTTAGAGAAGGAAAAGGGCATTAGTAAAGAAGTAATTATTGAAGCAATTGAAGCGGCACTAATTTCTGCATATAAGCGAAACTTCAATCAAGCTCAAAATGTGCGAGTAGATTTAAATCGCGAAACAGGTACAATGAAAGTTTTCGCTCGTAAAGATGTAGTTGATGAGGTATATGACCCAAGACTAGAAATATCAATTGGTGAAGCTCAAAGTATTAACCCAAACTATGTGGTTAATGATGTTATTGAAATGGAAGTAACGCCTAAAGATTTTGGAAGAATTGCAGCACAAACAGCAAAGCAAGTTGTTACACAACGTGTACGTGAAGCTGAGCGTGGCGTTATATACGGTGAGTTTATCGACCGTGAAGAAGATATTATGACAGGAATTGTACAAAGAATAGATTCAAAATTCATTTATGTTAGCCTAGGTAAAATTGAGGCTTTACTTCCTGTTAGTGAACAAATGCCTAATGAAACATACCGTCCACACGATCGAATTAAAGTATTTATTACTAAAGTAGAAAAAACAACAAAAGGTCCACAAATTTTTGTATCTCGTACACATCCAGGCCTTTTAAAGAGATTATTTGAAATTGAGGTTCCAGAGATCTATGACGGAACAGTTGAGATAAAATCAGTTTCTCGTGAAGCAGGAGATCGTTCAAAAATCTCTGTTCACTCTGATAATTCAGAAGTTGATCCGGTTGGGTCATGTGTGGGACCAAAGGGTCAGCGTGTACAGGCAATTGTTAACGAATTAAAGGGTGAAAAAATTGACATCGTTAGATGGTCGCAAGATCCAATTGAATTTGTTGCGAATGCACTTAGTCCTTCAAAGGTAGTTGAGGTCTTAGTTGATGAAGAAGAAAAAGCTACAACTGTCATTGTCCCAGATTACCAACTATCGTTAGCAATTGGTAAACGTGGTCAAAATGCCCGTTTGGCTGCAAAATTAACTGGCTGGAAAATTGACATCAAGAGTGAAACAGATGCAGAAAAAGCTGGTATTTATCCTGTTCAAAAAACAGACATTGATGAAGTTGATGTTGATGATGAACCGCTTTTAACAAGTGTACAAGACCCTGAGTTTAGTGAATAA
- a CDS encoding YlxQ family RNA-binding protein, with translation MSKQQQWTSLLGLANRARKVISGEELVVKEVRQQRAKLVLLSQDASANTMKKVTDKCKFYQVPFKMVEDRYQLGQAIGKEARVVVAINDAGFAAKLKTLLD, from the coding sequence ATGAGTAAGCAGCAACAATGGACGTCCTTATTGGGCTTAGCAAATCGAGCACGAAAAGTTATTTCTGGAGAGGAACTTGTTGTTAAGGAAGTAAGACAACAACGTGCTAAGTTAGTTCTTCTTTCACAAGATGCATCCGCTAATACAATGAAAAAGGTAACAGATAAATGTAAGTTTTATCAGGTCCCCTTTAAAATGGTTGAAGATCGCTACCAGTTAGGTCAAGCAATTGGGAAAGAAGCGAGAGTTGTTGTAGCGATAAATGATGCAGGCTTTGCTGCAAAGTTAAAAACCTTGCTCGATTAA
- the rimP gene encoding ribosome maturation factor RimP, with amino-acid sequence MSKKVTEIVEQLVTPILEDMNLELVDIEYVKEGSNWFLRLFIDSETGIDIEECGVVSERLSEKLDALDPIQHNYFLEVSSPGAERPLKKEADIKKALGKQVHIKTYEPTNGEKVFEGVLTDFDGQTLFVTVTIKTRKKQIEIPYDKVAKARLAVTF; translated from the coding sequence ATGAGCAAAAAAGTAACAGAAATCGTTGAACAATTAGTAACACCAATTTTAGAGGATATGAACCTTGAATTAGTTGATATTGAATATGTTAAAGAAGGCTCTAATTGGTTTCTACGATTATTTATTGATTCTGAGACAGGCATTGATATTGAAGAATGTGGAGTAGTAAGTGAAAGATTAAGTGAAAAACTCGATGCTTTAGATCCTATTCAGCATAATTACTTTTTAGAGGTTTCCTCACCAGGTGCAGAGAGACCATTAAAAAAAGAAGCGGATATAAAAAAGGCACTCGGCAAGCAAGTTCATATCAAAACATATGAACCAACTAATGGTGAAAAAGTTTTTGAGGGTGTTTTAACTGATTTTGACGGTCAAACTCTTTTCGTTACTGTTACCATTAAAACTAGAAAAAAACAAATTGAGATTCCGTATGATAAAGTGGCAAAAGCTAGATTAGCCGTTACCTTTTAG
- a CDS encoding PolC-type DNA polymerase III, which produces MDMLNNQIERFQLLLQQINLTEDAAVVHFRNGSIARLTVHKQLKKWHFHFQFDKILPFDVYHLFKTKLSKAFSHIADVSFTFEARDQAFDEKLVQDYWSICIQEMDGISPPMLALLNEQKPTLQGLKVIVKTKNDTEAMTIKRKYASLIQESFQQFGFPTFQMDTTVAVTEEEIKQFQEQKLQEDKARGFQALTDMENAEKEDSIQPELSGPLTIGYTIKDDEEIRTMASIEDEERRVALQGYVFDAETRELRSGRTLLTFKITDYTSSILVKMFARDKEDAVLVQAVKKGMWLKVRGSIQNDTFVRDLVMIANDINEVAPRERQDTAPEDEKRVELHLHSPMSQMDAVTSVSKYIEQAKKWGHKAIALTDHAVAQSFPEAYSAGKKNGIKVLFGVEVNLVDDGVPIAYNSEHRLLSDETYVVFDVETTGLSAVYDTIIELAAVKIRDGEIVDRFESFANPHHPLSATTIDLTGITDDMVRDAPNVDVVLRKFKEWIGDDILVAHNASFDMGFLNVGYKKLLGEEKAKNPVIDTLELGRFLYPEMKNHRLNTLCKKFDIELTQHHRAIYDAEATGFLLIKMLKDAAEQEIEYHDQFNENMGKGNAYQRSRPYHATILAQNETGLKNLFKLVSISHINYFYRVPRIPRSQLNKHREGLIIGSACDKGEVFEGMMQKSPEEVEEIAAFYDYLEVHPLEVYQHLITLDYIKDNNALQEIVTNIVKLGEKLNKPVVATGNVHYLNPVDKIYRKILVSSQGGANPLNRHELPDVHFRTTDEMLNAFSFLGTEKAKEIVVENTNKVADMIEDVKPIKDDLYTPKIEGADDEIREMSYSMARSIYGENLPELVEARLEKELKSIIGHGFAVIYLISHKLVKKSLDDGYLVGSRGSVGSSFVATMTEITEVNPLPPHYVCPDCRHSEFFNDGSVGSGFDLPNKECPKCGAQYTKDGHDIPFETFLGFKGDKVPDIDLNFSGEYQPTAHNYTKVLFGEDNVFRAGTIGTVAEKTAYGYVKGYANDRNIIYRGAEVDRLVQGCTGVKRTTGQHPGGIIVVPDYMDIFDFSPIQFPADATGSEWRTTHFDFHSIHDNLLKLDILGHDDPTVIRMLQDLSGIDPKTIPTDDPEVMKIFSGTESLGVTEDQIMCKTGTLGIPEFGTRFVRQMLEDTKPTTFSELVQISGLSHGTDVWLGNAQELIHNKTCTLSEVIGCRDDIMVYLIYQGLDPSFAFKIMESVRKGKGLTDEMMEEMKKQEVPGWYINSCLKIKYMFPKAHAAAYVLMAVRIAYFKVHLPLLYYAAYFTVRADDFDIDTMVKGSASIKAKIDEINLKGLDASPKEKNLLTVLELSLEMCERGFAFQKVDLYRSSADEFLIDGNTLIPPFNSIPGLGTNAAINIVKAREEGEFLSKEDLQQRGKVSKTIIEYLTNHGCLDELPDQNQLSLF; this is translated from the coding sequence ATGGACATGTTAAACAACCAAATTGAGCGATTTCAACTCCTGCTCCAGCAAATAAATTTAACAGAAGATGCAGCCGTTGTTCATTTTAGAAACGGTTCGATTGCTAGATTAACCGTTCATAAGCAATTGAAAAAATGGCATTTTCATTTTCAATTTGATAAGATTCTACCCTTTGATGTGTACCATTTATTTAAAACAAAACTATCAAAGGCTTTTTCACATATTGCAGATGTATCTTTTACATTTGAAGCAAGAGACCAAGCTTTTGATGAAAAGTTAGTACAAGATTATTGGTCAATTTGTATTCAAGAGATGGATGGTATTTCACCTCCGATGCTTGCTTTACTAAATGAGCAGAAGCCAACCCTTCAAGGGCTAAAGGTAATCGTAAAAACAAAAAACGATACAGAAGCAATGACAATAAAAAGAAAATATGCTTCTCTTATTCAAGAAAGCTTTCAGCAGTTTGGGTTTCCAACTTTTCAAATGGATACAACTGTAGCGGTAACAGAAGAAGAAATTAAACAATTCCAAGAGCAAAAGCTTCAAGAAGATAAAGCAAGAGGTTTCCAAGCGTTAACCGACATGGAAAATGCAGAAAAAGAGGATTCAATTCAGCCTGAACTTTCCGGCCCATTAACAATCGGTTATACAATTAAAGATGATGAAGAAATTCGTACAATGGCTTCCATTGAGGATGAAGAAAGAAGAGTAGCATTACAGGGGTATGTTTTTGATGCTGAAACAAGAGAATTACGAAGTGGGAGAACATTATTAACATTTAAAATTACTGATTATACAAGCTCGATACTAGTAAAAATGTTTGCGAGAGATAAAGAAGATGCAGTATTGGTACAAGCTGTAAAGAAAGGTATGTGGCTTAAAGTAAGAGGTAGTATCCAAAATGACACCTTTGTCCGAGATCTTGTTATGATTGCAAATGATATCAATGAAGTTGCACCAAGAGAAAGACAAGATACTGCCCCTGAAGATGAAAAACGAGTCGAATTACATTTACATTCACCGATGAGTCAAATGGATGCTGTCACTTCAGTAAGCAAATATATTGAGCAAGCGAAGAAATGGGGTCATAAAGCGATAGCTCTAACAGATCATGCTGTTGCACAATCTTTTCCGGAGGCATATTCTGCAGGGAAAAAGAATGGAATCAAAGTGTTGTTTGGTGTAGAAGTCAACTTAGTAGATGATGGAGTTCCGATTGCCTACAATTCTGAACATCGTTTACTGTCAGATGAAACCTATGTTGTGTTTGATGTAGAAACAACAGGGCTTTCTGCAGTTTACGATACTATTATTGAGCTTGCCGCTGTTAAGATTCGTGATGGTGAAATTGTTGATCGCTTTGAATCCTTTGCTAACCCACACCATCCACTATCAGCTACAACAATTGATTTAACTGGTATTACGGACGATATGGTAAGGGATGCCCCTAATGTAGACGTAGTATTAAGGAAATTTAAAGAATGGATTGGGGACGACATTTTAGTTGCGCACAACGCGAGCTTTGATATGGGTTTTTTAAATGTTGGGTATAAAAAACTTCTAGGTGAGGAAAAAGCAAAAAATCCTGTTATTGATACATTAGAGTTAGGTAGATTTCTATATCCTGAAATGAAAAACCACCGATTGAACACTCTTTGTAAAAAGTTTGATATTGAGTTAACACAGCACCACCGTGCTATTTATGATGCGGAAGCAACAGGATTCTTGCTTATTAAAATGTTAAAAGATGCTGCTGAACAAGAAATCGAATATCATGATCAATTTAATGAAAATATGGGAAAAGGAAATGCCTACCAGCGTTCTCGTCCATATCATGCAACGATTCTTGCTCAAAATGAAACAGGGTTAAAAAATCTATTTAAATTAGTTTCAATCTCGCATATTAACTATTTTTATCGGGTTCCACGAATTCCGCGTTCACAGCTTAATAAACACCGTGAAGGTCTTATTATTGGCTCAGCCTGTGATAAGGGAGAAGTGTTTGAAGGAATGATGCAAAAATCACCTGAGGAAGTTGAGGAGATCGCTGCATTTTATGATTATTTAGAAGTTCATCCTTTAGAAGTTTATCAACACCTAATTACACTGGATTATATAAAAGATAATAATGCGCTACAGGAAATTGTAACGAATATTGTGAAGCTGGGTGAAAAATTAAATAAACCTGTCGTGGCAACGGGGAATGTTCATTATCTTAATCCTGTTGATAAAATTTATCGCAAAATATTGGTTAGTTCTCAAGGAGGAGCCAATCCATTAAACCGCCATGAGCTACCGGATGTTCATTTTCGAACAACAGATGAAATGCTAAATGCTTTTTCATTTCTTGGCACAGAAAAGGCGAAAGAAATTGTAGTAGAAAATACAAACAAAGTAGCAGATATGATTGAAGATGTTAAACCAATCAAAGATGATCTATATACACCAAAAATTGAAGGTGCAGATGATGAAATACGGGAAATGAGTTATTCAATGGCGAGAAGTATTTATGGTGAAAATCTACCGGAACTTGTTGAAGCACGTTTGGAAAAGGAATTAAAAAGTATTATCGGACATGGGTTCGCTGTTATATACTTGATTTCACATAAACTTGTTAAAAAATCACTCGATGATGGATATCTTGTAGGTTCACGTGGTTCCGTAGGATCTTCTTTTGTTGCGACAATGACGGAGATTACAGAGGTTAATCCTCTTCCGCCACATTATGTATGCCCTGATTGCAGGCACTCTGAGTTTTTTAATGATGGATCAGTTGGGTCTGGATTCGATTTGCCAAATAAAGAATGTCCAAAGTGTGGAGCACAGTATACGAAAGATGGACATGATATACCTTTTGAAACGTTCTTGGGATTTAAAGGTGATAAAGTTCCTGATATCGATTTGAATTTCTCCGGTGAATATCAACCTACAGCACACAACTATACAAAGGTGTTGTTCGGAGAAGATAATGTTTTCCGTGCAGGAACAATAGGTACAGTTGCAGAAAAGACGGCTTACGGATATGTAAAAGGTTATGCGAATGACCGCAATATCATTTATAGAGGAGCTGAGGTTGACCGTCTTGTACAAGGGTGTACAGGTGTAAAGAGAACAACCGGTCAGCACCCGGGTGGTATTATCGTAGTACCTGACTACATGGATATCTTTGATTTCTCACCAATTCAATTTCCAGCTGATGCAACTGGATCTGAATGGCGAACTACTCATTTTGACTTTCATTCAATTCACGATAACTTATTAAAACTTGATATTCTTGGACACGATGATCCAACGGTCATCCGTATGCTACAAGATTTAAGTGGAATTGATCCTAAAACAATTCCAACCGATGATCCAGAGGTTATGAAGATATTTAGTGGAACTGAATCATTAGGAGTAACAGAAGATCAAATAATGTGTAAAACAGGAACACTTGGGATTCCTGAATTCGGTACACGATTTGTTCGCCAAATGTTAGAAGATACAAAACCGACAACTTTTTCTGAGCTTGTTCAAATTTCTGGTCTATCGCATGGTACAGACGTTTGGCTTGGAAATGCACAGGAACTTATCCACAATAAGACTTGTACATTGAGTGAAGTAATCGGTTGTCGTGATGATATTATGGTATACCTGATCTATCAAGGATTAGATCCTTCTTTTGCATTTAAGATCATGGAATCTGTTCGAAAGGGTAAAGGCTTAACAGATGAAATGATGGAGGAAATGAAAAAACAAGAAGTGCCGGGTTGGTATATTAATTCTTGCTTAAAGATCAAATATATGTTCCCTAAGGCCCATGCTGCTGCATATGTTTTAATGGCGGTACGTATTGCTTATTTCAAAGTTCATCTTCCTCTATTATATTACGCTGCATACTTTACTGTTCGTGCAGATGATTTCGATATTGATACAATGGTTAAAGGGTCAGCATCTATTAAAGCAAAAATAGATGAAATTAACTTAAAAGGCTTAGATGCATCACCAAAAGAAAAAAACCTTCTTACTGTTTTAGAATTATCCTTAGAAATGTGTGAAAGAGGATTTGCATTCCAAAAGGTAGATCTTTATCGTTCTAGTGCTGATGAGTTTCTAATTGATGGTAATACACTAATTCCACCTTTTAATTCAATACCAGGGCTTGGAACGAATGCTGCGATTAACATAGTTAAAGCTAGAGAAGAAGGAGAGTTTTTATCAAAAGAAGATTTACAGCAAAGAGGTAAGGTGTCTAAAACAATTATCGAATACCTTACTAATCATGGTTGTTTGGATGAATTACCAGATCAAAACCAATTATCTCTTTTTTAA
- the infB gene encoding translation initiation factor IF-2 has product MTKMRVYEYAKQTNVSSKDIISTLQEMNVEVNNHMSTIEDHVITKLDQKYKSNNVEETNNESTKKPGKQVDNTKNKPNNEQPKPSNNKQAPNNQNRDNKKQNQANNKSFNNNKGKKNNNKRNNNKGPVQQPKPKKELPEKITFSGSLSVGELASELGKEPSEIIKKLLMLGTMATINQELDKDSIELIAGEYGVEVEEEIVFEKTEFEKYEEEDREEDLTIRPAVVTIMGHVDHGKTTLLDSIRNTKVTEGEAGGITQHIGAYQIVANDQKITFLDTPGHAAFTTMRARGAQVTDITILVVAADDGVMPQTIEAINHAKAAEVPIIVAVNKVDKPTANPDRVMQELTEHGLVPEAWGGDTIFVPVSALTGDGIDDLLEMILLVTEVEELKANPNRRATGTVIEAQLDKGRGSVATLLVQNGTLRVGDPIVVGNTFGRVRAMVNDLGRRVKDAAPSTPVEITGLNDVPLAGDQFMVFEDEKSARQVGEARAQKKLDEQRSEGSKLSLDDLFEQIKQGDIKDINLIVKADVQGSVEALAAALQKIDVEGVRVKIIHTGVGAITESDIILAAASNAIVIGFNVRPDAGAKKTADVEEVDIRLHRIIYKVIEEIESAMKGMLDPEFEEKVIGQVEVRTTFKVSKIGTIAGCYVTEGKITRDSGIRLIRDGIVIFEGEIDTLKRFKDDVKEVARNYECGITIKNYNDVKEGDIIEAYVMEEIERK; this is encoded by the coding sequence ATGACAAAAATGAGAGTATATGAATATGCAAAACAGACAAATGTATCAAGCAAAGACATTATTTCTACGTTACAAGAAATGAATGTTGAAGTTAACAATCATATGTCAACAATTGAGGATCATGTTATTACAAAACTCGATCAAAAATATAAAAGCAATAATGTTGAAGAAACAAATAATGAATCAACAAAGAAACCGGGGAAACAAGTGGATAATACAAAGAATAAACCAAATAACGAACAACCAAAACCTTCAAATAACAAGCAAGCTCCTAATAATCAAAATCGCGATAATAAAAAGCAAAATCAAGCTAATAACAAATCTTTTAATAACAATAAAGGTAAGAAAAACAATAATAAAAGAAACAACAACAAAGGACCTGTACAGCAACCTAAGCCAAAAAAAGAGCTACCTGAAAAAATTACGTTCTCAGGAAGCTTATCTGTAGGTGAATTAGCATCTGAGCTAGGAAAAGAACCTTCTGAAATCATTAAGAAGCTTTTAATGCTAGGAACGATGGCTACAATTAATCAAGAGCTTGACAAGGATTCAATTGAGCTAATTGCTGGTGAATATGGTGTTGAAGTAGAGGAAGAAATTGTATTCGAAAAAACGGAATTTGAAAAATACGAAGAAGAAGACCGTGAAGAAGATCTAACAATTCGTCCTGCTGTTGTTACAATTATGGGACACGTTGACCATGGTAAAACTACGTTACTTGATTCTATTCGTAATACAAAAGTAACGGAAGGTGAAGCTGGAGGAATTACGCAACATATTGGTGCGTACCAAATTGTTGCAAATGATCAAAAGATTACCTTCCTTGATACTCCAGGACATGCCGCTTTTACAACAATGCGTGCACGTGGAGCACAGGTTACAGACATTACGATTTTAGTTGTTGCTGCTGATGATGGTGTTATGCCACAAACAATTGAAGCCATTAACCATGCAAAAGCAGCAGAAGTACCGATTATCGTTGCTGTTAACAAAGTTGATAAACCAACAGCTAATCCAGATCGTGTGATGCAAGAATTAACAGAACATGGTCTAGTACCAGAGGCTTGGGGTGGAGATACTATCTTTGTACCTGTTTCTGCTTTAACAGGTGATGGTATTGATGATCTTCTAGAAATGATATTATTAGTTACAGAAGTTGAAGAATTAAAAGCGAATCCTAATCGTCGTGCAACAGGAACTGTAATTGAGGCACAACTTGATAAAGGTCGTGGATCAGTTGCAACACTTCTTGTTCAAAATGGTACATTACGCGTGGGAGATCCAATCGTTGTAGGAAATACATTTGGACGTGTTCGTGCAATGGTTAATGATCTTGGACGTCGAGTTAAAGACGCGGCTCCTTCTACTCCTGTTGAGATAACAGGCTTAAATGATGTTCCTCTTGCAGGAGATCAGTTTATGGTATTTGAAGATGAAAAGTCTGCACGTCAAGTAGGAGAAGCTAGAGCTCAGAAGAAGCTTGATGAACAAAGAAGCGAAGGCTCTAAGCTTAGCCTGGATGATCTATTTGAACAAATTAAGCAAGGGGATATCAAAGATATCAATTTAATTGTAAAAGCTGATGTACAAGGTTCTGTTGAGGCTCTAGCTGCTGCTTTACAAAAAATTGATGTTGAAGGTGTTCGTGTTAAAATTATCCATACAGGTGTAGGGGCAATTACGGAGTCTGATATTATTTTAGCTGCAGCATCTAATGCAATTGTTATTGGTTTTAACGTTCGTCCAGATGCTGGTGCTAAGAAAACAGCTGACGTTGAAGAAGTAGATATCCGTTTACACCGTATCATCTATAAAGTAATTGAAGAAATTGAATCAGCAATGAAAGGTATGCTTGATCCTGAATTTGAAGAAAAAGTCATCGGTCAAGTTGAAGTCCGCACAACTTTCAAAGTATCTAAAATTGGGACAATTGCTGGTTGTTATGTAACGGAAGGTAAAATTACCCGTGATAGTGGTATCCGCTTAATTCGAGATGGAATTGTTATCTTCGAAGGTGAGATTGATACACTGAAACGATTTAAAGATGATGTAAAAGAAGTTGCACGAAACTATGAATGTGGAATCACAATTAAAAACTACAATGATGTTAAAGAAGGCGACATTATTGAAGCGTATGTGATGGAGGAAATCGAACGTAAATGA
- a CDS encoding DUF503 domain-containing protein — MIGYVDCECMIYDTQSLKEKRAVLQRVLTRIKQKYNVSISEIEFQDTWQHTKFGIVAITSSKVSTEKELNHVLSFIDSFPEIERTVTTFEWF, encoded by the coding sequence ATGATCGGATACGTTGATTGTGAATGTATGATTTACGATACACAGTCATTAAAAGAGAAACGAGCTGTTTTACAACGAGTTTTAACAAGAATCAAACAAAAGTACAATGTTTCTATTTCGGAAATTGAATTTCAGGACACATGGCAGCATACAAAGTTTGGTATTGTTGCCATTACGTCCTCTAAGGTTTCAACAGAAAAGGAATTAAATCATGTACTAAGCTTTATTGATTCGTTTCCTGAAATAGAAAGAACAGTTACAACGTTTGAATGGTTTTAA
- the rnpM gene encoding RNase P modulator RnpM → MNNRKIPLRKCVATGEMKTKKELVRVVRSKEGDVSVDLTGKKNGRGAYITLDKECILLAKKKNILANHLKSNIDEGVYEELLQLAEKEKQ, encoded by the coding sequence ATGAACAATCGTAAAATTCCTTTGCGTAAATGTGTTGCAACAGGAGAGATGAAGACAAAAAAAGAACTTGTCCGAGTTGTCCGGTCAAAGGAAGGCGATGTTTCTGTCGACTTAACCGGTAAAAAAAATGGACGAGGGGCATATATTACTCTTGATAAAGAATGCATTCTTTTAGCAAAAAAGAAAAATATTCTTGCCAATCACTTGAAATCTAATATTGATGAAGGTGTTTATGAAGAGTTACTTCAACTGGCTGAGAAGGAGAAGCAATAA
- the truB gene encoding tRNA pseudouridine(55) synthase TruB has protein sequence MEGVLLLNKPAGMTSHDCVARMRRLAKTRKVGHTGTLDPDVTGVLPICLGRATKIVEYLTAASKTYEAEVTIGFSTTTEDASGEIVKEQSVQSPISEEKVKLVLNSMVGTIEQVPPMYSAIKVNGKKLYEYARAGIEIERPARTITINELVLLGDVHNEDNLTKFRFRVTCSKGTYVRTLAVMIGEKLDYPAHMSHLIRTKSGNFRIEDCLTFEEIESAIENNALQSKLLPIGKALYDLPKLKIHDTLAEKVKNGAVLELPSQFKDIEVGAPIVVYDDDDRCLAIYAKHPTKTDLMKPTKVLLNEA, from the coding sequence ATGGAAGGTGTTCTTTTACTAAATAAGCCTGCTGGTATGACATCTCATGATTGTGTCGCAAGAATGCGAAGGCTGGCAAAAACAAGGAAAGTCGGTCATACAGGCACGTTAGATCCAGATGTAACTGGCGTACTCCCTATATGTCTTGGTAGGGCAACTAAGATCGTAGAATATTTAACAGCTGCTTCAAAAACGTATGAAGCTGAGGTAACAATTGGTTTTTCTACAACAACTGAGGATGCATCTGGTGAAATTGTTAAAGAGCAAAGTGTACAATCACCTATTTCAGAGGAAAAAGTTAAGCTTGTATTGAATTCAATGGTTGGTACAATTGAGCAAGTTCCTCCAATGTATTCTGCTATTAAAGTTAACGGGAAAAAACTTTATGAGTATGCAAGAGCTGGTATAGAGATTGAAAGGCCGGCAAGGACCATTACAATAAATGAGCTTGTGCTTTTAGGTGATGTTCATAATGAAGACAATCTCACAAAGTTCCGGTTCCGTGTTACTTGTTCTAAAGGTACTTATGTCCGAACATTGGCGGTAATGATAGGTGAAAAATTAGACTATCCGGCACATATGTCACATTTAATCAGAACAAAATCCGGAAATTTTAGAATTGAAGATTGTTTAACATTTGAAGAAATAGAAAGTGCGATTGAAAACAATGCGTTACAGAGCAAATTACTGCCTATAGGTAAAGCACTATATGATTTGCCGAAACTGAAAATCCATGATACTCTAGCAGAGAAAGTGAAAAATGGTGCAGTGTTAGAATTACCGTCGCAATTTAAGGACATTGAAGTGGGTGCTCCAATTGTTGTCTATGATGATGACGACCGCTGTCTAGCTATCTATGCAAAGCATCCCACTAAAACAGATCTGATGAAACCAACAAAGGTACTGCTAAATGAAGCGTAA
- the rbfA gene encoding 30S ribosome-binding factor RbfA yields the protein MSLRANRVGEQMKKELGDIIGRKIKDPRIGFVTVTDVSVSGDLQIAKVFISVLGDEEQRQNTLKGLAKAKGFIRSEIGQRIRLRKTPEIQFEFDESIDYGNRIETLLHELNVENKEED from the coding sequence ATGAGCTTAAGAGCAAACCGTGTCGGAGAACAAATGAAAAAAGAATTAGGCGATATTATCGGTCGCAAAATAAAAGACCCGCGTATTGGCTTTGTTACTGTAACTGATGTAAGTGTTTCTGGAGACCTTCAGATTGCAAAGGTGTTCATTTCCGTACTAGGAGATGAGGAACAAAGACAAAATACTCTTAAAGGCTTAGCGAAAGCAAAAGGTTTTATTAGGTCTGAAATTGGACAACGAATTCGTCTTAGAAAAACACCGGAGATTCAATTTGAGTTTGATGAGTCAATTGACTACGGTAATCGTATTGAAACTCTTCTTCATGAGTTAAATGTTGAAAATAAAGAGGAGGATTAA